The genome window GAAGTCCAGTAGTATTTTCCTAGTGGAAGTTTGCAAGTGATCAAACTAGCACATATACCTATTCTAAGTAAAAACATGAACTCAATAAACATTAGATGGGTCTAATAAGTATGACAAATCAACTAAAGACAAAAAAATGTGCCTTCAAGAGACATAACAAAACCTAGTTGTTGTttgcaacaataataaaattgttGCTATGATGTTTTATAGATTtgtgtgaaaattaaaaaaaaaaaaagataaaaatcaaaagtatatgagtatttatgaaagtttTGAAAGGTATCATAAAATTTGATAGGAATAGATGAAAAAGTTTATAACAGAGGAAAAAAGAAGAACTGCCATCGCCGTAGCCACCACCACAACCGTCCCTCTCCCTCACCGACGAACTGAGATGCGGCAAGCGTGAACGACGGAGCTTGAGCAATGGTCGATCTGGTGCATCTCTGGCGGCGAGGTCGACGGAGTAGCAGGCGCGCGAGAACTGGTTCCTCCTCCAGTGTCGGATTGGCAGTGGCGACGATGGCAGGGTGCAGCTCcgtctctctctttctctctctctcttcctttgGCGGACGTGCGGCGAGAAGTGagacaaagaagaagaagatggtaaactggtttctcttcttctttcatAGCCGGTGGctgttttttataatattatttattttttatttataataaataaaaatatttattttgaaaaaaaggaCACTTGTCAACACCTCACgaatttgacctgataaacaagtcagcttggacttaattgaacaattttaccgaTTTAGGGAGCTtgaatatagtttttttttttttttcacttaggaggcctaattgcactatctaCCTGACATAGGGGtcaatttgacaatttttcctAGAATCTTTATATACTTTCCTAGACTTTTATCCGTTGATTTTtgaaaactctataaaagtttgAATGGAACACCAGTATACTttcaaaaactttttaaaagtatgaattgaatatctatagatttttaaagagtttttaaaaatttataaaagtattGATTAAATTTCCcttaaattgttaaaattttttaataaaagtttataaaagcgAATACACCCTTAAAGCTAGGAATGATTTCCCTAAAATCGTATTCCGGACCAGCATACGGGCAAAACATCATTCCCGGAAGGATTGGTTTACGAGACAACAGAGTGAACAGACGGGAAAGAGGGAAGACCCAGGGGAAAAACTAATAAGGTTCAATTGCGTTTGCTCAGACGGGAAAAGCGCCGACCGACCTCATAGCTTTTCGATGGACATCACGACTTGCCCCTTCTGCCATCTGAGAGTTCTTTCTGTAGAACTGGAAAGGTATATCCTACCCCCATTTCCACGCTTTTCCCCTGTTTCGATTCGTTCTACTGTTATGTATTCATATTCACCTGCTTGTGTGTGATCATTGAACTATTGACTAATTGcgtaattctttttattttctcctttTGTAAATTGAAATCGATTTTCAGACATGCAAACAGTCACTTCGACGATGAAGACGTTGTTAACGATTTCGAGTTGGGACGAGACGTTGCCCTTGCTCCTTCTAGTTCCCCCCAGGTACTCCGCGAGTAAGCATTTTACATATGCGTGTGACATTCCAAGTGACTTGGTGAATGGTACATATATActattttatgtatgtgtagGCTACGCAATTTTAATTCCATAGCCAAAGAGCAGGGGTTTGAATGTGAGGATTTATTTTTGTGGATGTTGGGGGGAAGGGCAAAGTTAAAAATTGCCATGATCATGTTGGGCGAGGCTGACAAAGGGTTCAAGTCTAGCAATTGGTGTGAAGGACCAAGTACAACACCttgcctcttgaaaatgtgatggcggtatataagaaaataaagttgagtCTTTGTTgtgagctatagcttttggcttAATGGTAAACAAGCCAAATGCTTgatctaacaagtggtatcaaagcTTTGCAGTTAAGGTTGGTAGGTGCTGCCGTGCTGGAGGGGAATTGTTGGGCAAGACCAGTAGCCTCTCAAAAATGTGGTGgcggtatataaggaaataaagttgtgccttcGTTgtgagctatagcttttgacaTATCGCCTAATCCTAACagattagaattttaaaatcatataattTCACCTCACCATTTCCTGGAATGGCCTTTTCTTTATCttatttcattatttcttttagttcctTATTGGCAGTAGTATCTAAACTGAACCATTCATGATTAACCAGGTTAGTAGTGCAACTCTCCGTAAAACTGGTGCATGGGAAAGGCCTGAGAGTAGCTCTTCAAGTTCTCGTATGGATGGTCGAGCGTCTGAGGGGAGAGACTTGGGTGAACGAATAAGCTGCTTAGTCAATCTGCAGATGAAGGGATCTTTTTACCATGTTGAAGGAGGCATGATTAACATGCTGAGAAGCTGTTTGGAATTAGAACCTGAGAACTGTGTCAGTCGGTTGTGTGGTTATGTAGATCATTTTGAAAGCATCACATCAGAGGATGTTGGATGGGGGTGTGGATGGCGCAATATTCAGATGCTCAGCTCTCATTTGCTCAACCAAAGACAAGAAGCAAGGAACGTTCTCTTTGGTGGCTCAGGGTTTGTTCCTGATATCCCTTCGCTCCAGAGATGGCTTGAAATTGCCTGGGAACAAGGCTTTGATATGGCTGGGTCTAAAGACTTTGATCAAGAAATCTATGGAAAAAGAAATTGGATTGGAACTACAGAATGTGCTACCCTCTTCCGTTCTTTTGGTCTTCGTGCTCGAATAGTGGATTTCTGTAGTAAGACAATTGCACCGAAGGTTTATGGACCTATGGACAAATATGTGTCCAAGTGGAAAAACAATGTTTCTGACCCTGTATCCTTTACACATGATGCAAATGTTAAGGGACAGGAGGTTCTCATTGATTGGGTGTGGAATTACTTTTCTGACCCTAAGTGTACAAGATCTGACAATAGACATGTCCTTGTCAGTCTGAAAGCGTAAGTGTATTTTTAAATGTTGTCATGATCTCATGGCACCCTTCACTGATTACTTAGAAGTGCAAGTGCATGGTTGTGTTCTCGGTTTTATAAATTTGCAATGTCACACTCCATTGAGATCTCTTATAAGGTTTATTCTTCAGGCCATTGTACTTCCAACATCAAGGCCACTCAAGAACAATTGTTGGGATTCAAAAGAAACTTCAGAAAAATGGCTCGAAGCAATACAATCTTTTGATCTTAGACCCTGGCCATGTAAGTATGTCGATATCTGTTGAGTGCTACTTTTTTAAGTGACTCTGCAATTGCCTTTGCTATGTGAATTAGTTTTCTCCACATAATTGGAAATATAGTTTCCTCTAATTCTCAATTTGGAATGTTTACAATTGAAACATGCAGAATTGGGTTATATTTTTCACTATTctgttttgtttgattttttcaaaaacatgTAGTTGCCTTTTCTTGTTTCTGGTAGCTGTTATCATTAAACAGGAATAGTTGTGATCATAACTTTCAGAGAACCAAAGATCTGGCAAAATCTCTCAGAGACAATGATGGATGGCAAAGGCTAATAAAAAGAGGTGTGCACACTCTGAGGAAGCCACTATATCAGGTATAAGGCATAGTTTACATCTGTCCAATGATTTCTTCTCATCTAATCTAAACACTTGATTTGCAACATATTTCTTTGTCAGTTGTGTTTTATTGATCATGGAGTCGCTTTTGGGGAAGAGGTTGAAAAACTGAAGAACTTACAAAGCATTCGTCATGAATTTTAGTCAGTTCCTAGACTTTTGTATTTCATTTCAAGCTTCCATATGTTCAATATGTATGCTTAAATCATTGtggaatataaatatttgaaggCACTTTTTCTCTTTTGCTTAGATGTTAAGGAattttattactccatatatgTTTCATTTACTGGATTCCAAAGGACTGTTGTTTTGAGCTAATGATTAACATCTCAGGTTTTGTTATAAGGGTTGAGTGGCTTCTTATTTCCACAACTTTACCTTCGGCTATAACAACTATGGTACTTCAAACTCTGATTTGTATTACTTGTAAATGTGAGCCACCAAAGCTGTGCAGCTGTATTAATATCTGTGCGCTCAAGGACTCACCCTtgctttttaatctttttgctAGAGTTGTTGCTCTATCTGGTAATACCGTGGGTTGACCTTATAAGTAAATGCCATTTCTGGACTGTTCGCTGCTTTTCTCCACCAGAATAGTTGAGATCCTTCCTCCCCTATTCTGTAGCACAGTATCACATGCATCAGGCAAACTGCTTACAAATTCATGGATGCTTGCAGCTTCAGAAACTCTTTTTCTCCTATAGCAGATATGTATATGATTTAGCAACTGAATTGGATCCTGATACATTATACCTACCTCTGCAAATGACGTTTTAGGTTGTAATCAACAAGTATTTTCTATCAGTCAGAACTCTTGTTTCATCGATATCATAAAATCTCAGATTCTTGGCAGAACCAACATGAAAGACTTTACAGCTGCATTTGGCTAAACAAAGAATACTTCTTTTCAACCCTCTGTTTGGAGTCTGAAATTGTGTAGTGCTGCTACTTCTGGCCTTGGATGTTTAATGAACCTTGGTATTGGATATTTAAGTTCCCTTTTGATGGCATATGATGGGGAATCTTCTTGTTTGCCTTGTTTAGTATATACACACCTGCCAAGTAATATGATGGGTATCAGGGTCCACAATTCAGTGACTATGGTACTGTGCGGGAATATCTATGATGATCTTATGTGGTTCTCAAAGCTAGCTTGCCTTCTCCCAATTAAAATGCCTGTGCATAAATCAATTATATGTTGGGATCGTCTCATGCTTGAGGCTCTCTTTCCTGCGTCTATGCAGCAATTGCTTCAATGAAAGTCTGGTCTTTTGGAAGAATGTGCTCTTCAGGTGTCTCAGAGAAAGCTAATTTATTTTTGCAGTTCAGACGCAACATACACTTCGACAAAGGTAAACATTCAGGTTGTATCTTTGTAAAATGTGCTTACATGTGCTagaaaaacaaaagtaatattGGAGGATGCTCCAAGAAGGAAGAGAAAGGTGGGATGGCTTCACTTGTGGGTTAACTTTCTTTCTATTTGGAAGTGAGTGTTGGTATGCAGAGAATGCATTTAGGTAGGGCACAGACCGAGGTTGGTAGATGAGTTCGCTTAGTATATGAGACAGTTTAAGGTAGCCAGAGAGGGTTGTTGAGATGAAATACAAAAACATTTGTTAAGGTGGCTCAAGAGAGATTTCCATATTTGAGCATCCAGTTCAGACTCTCAAAGGGGATCTTACTATCAGCAGTGAGTTTCAATTGTGAGGGGAGGCAGCCACTCAGGCAAAGATGGTTTAATTATGGCAGCTTCAGAGTAGTTATAATAGCCATAGTACTAACATCAAGCAATTAGCATATACTGgagaatcaaaatcatccaTGGTATGGTGCTTCAGATTCAAAGTGTTGCAACAATTCCAATCAATCAAGGGTCTTTAGCTCTACAGCCGGTGTATGGAGACATGGAGGTTGCTTCCTCATTCAGTTATCTTTTCATCTCTACTGTCATTACTTCTGTTACTGCATTGATGTGCTGTATGCCGTATGACTGTATGCGTATATAACTTGTACCATCTTGTGTGTTTATACTTGTCCTTTCATTTGCACGTATGATTCGTGTAATAGGTCTAAAATGGAATGACATTTCTAAGGACCgacctattccattgtttgttaaTGCATTTTATTCTCGGAAAATTGGGGATATTGTTCTTTGGGAATGAGCTCCCCCCTcggtagtactgtcaaagcgcaaattatgccgtggacacCTGGGTCCAATATGACGCCGTttcactattattttttttttaaattattaaacatatagccctgaaatgtgtgaatgtggaggtttcaaattgtgaatatggagtatagaatttgtgaatgtagagttatgaatgtgtgaatctgtagtagagttaacagagttctagcagccctgagatgtgtgaatgtggaggtttcaaattgtgaatatggagtatagaatttgtgaatgtagagttatgaatgtgtgaatctgtagtagagttaacagagttctagcaacttgtagtcctgtaatgtgtgaatgtgaagttcccaagttgtgaacatggagtataagacctgtgaatatagagttttgaatgtgtgaatgcataacaatggtaatatagttactaaacatatagccctgtgtgaatgtggagttttcaaattgtgaatgtggagtatagggtTTGTgagagtttgtgttctgttgcgatgaggagccgttaacgccgttaattttttacttttatttttttaaaaaaaaaaattgtgaaatggcgtcgtattggacccagatccaccttgcaaggtggacctgggtccacggcataactactgaCTGTCAAAGTAGGTCGGCTCGCCCCACCGCGGACCTAATTTTCGACGGGTTTTGCGGGCCGCCCTGTGGGCTAggttcatgcaaccctagccTGCTCCACGTGCATCGGGCTgtggttttcttttttcttgttaaattcaaagttcaaaaaaaaaaaataagtaaagttTATAAATACTAACATTGTGAATTTTCAGTCCAACTTTATCgtttaacaaaattaatattaattcaaagttcaaaaaattaagtaaagtctatatatatatataatgttacacTACTGCCTTGCTATGTAgtatatctttatttatttattttttaaaacaggGGCTTGGCCCGCTGCCTAGTATCAGTCGGTGCCTATGtggaatttttgcaacattgatgtccatatatataacaaaattagattttaataattatatacaaGGTGGATAGTTTGACTTATTATAAAATAGACATTGTTTTGTTAAACTCATCGATcatcataataaaatgattttttttcagtCTTGATCCTAATTGAAGACTATTGTTGAAAAGAAGATTCCTTGCTGgcaattaattattattcagatttatattttatgaacattagTAGTTAGTactattatttgtttgttttggaatttattatacattattaaaaacatttgttttgcttttgagtattttgttaaaaacaaaaaaacaaaaaaaaaaaaaacaaaaaaaacaaaacaaacaaaccttATGTTATTCTTCTTTGGGAAAATTGCGTTTTTAGTCCATCAATGATGCTTAAATTGTAGACCCGGTCCATAAATTATTGgtctatacaatttttttttcctttaattatgttgaaagtgGATCTTTTAATCCATTActtataaacattaaaaatttattttgatttgccaAATTATTAGAGGACAAATTGATCATTttgtaaaatattcaatttctCCTCTAATACTCCGTTTTATTAAATGGTAATTACGTAGCTAAATTCTTGGAAGTCTTCCATTTGTCATCAcgctaataaaaaaaaagagtcattaccatttttggtcctattgttattgtgacattgccaattttagtccacttccttaatttttgccacattttaGCCACTCTTATTTGGGTATTGCCACTTTTGGTCCATCGTTAGATTATCCGTCCAAATGCCGTGAAATAGAGGGGTATATTCGTCTTCTCCCTCCTTGCCTCCTTCGCTCTCCTCTTCTGATCGACATCGAGCTCTGCAATTTCAAGCTCCTACCTCACGTCCGGCTTTGATTCCTCGTCAACGACATTCTACTCGATTGAGTTGGCTCTCTTCTCGACGCCGATATCGATAGCTCCGGCTTATATTCGCCTGCCAGATACTTTGCCTCCGCAAACTGAATCGAATGCCTCTGGCTCATACTCCCGTTGTTCAACGGCACGTCCGAGGCAGGGATGGAGACCGTGGAAGTCTAGGCTGCGCCGGCGGACAGCTTCAGCCCGAGCTTCTCCTTGAAATATTTGTGATCCTTGCCGCCACTGTCATTGGAGTCGTCTTTTATGACATCCAAGAGAGTCCTGGTCTGCTGAGTCGGAGCCGGAGCTGGTTATTCGCCGTTTTCCGGGAGCTgaaaagggaagaaaaaaaaaggtaaaaaaaaaaatcaaagaaattcaAAAGCACAAAAATGTCTCCTACTGCTAGTAGTAGGGTTCTCTCCTCCCTTCTATTCCTCTTGTTATTCATTACTTCCCATGGAACCATAGACTCTCAGCTGAGTGTTCTAGGCTTCTGGGCACTGGGCAGTGTACCATTTCCTCGGTTTTTTTGTAGATTTGATTTTCTTGGCTTTTTCCTAGGCTTATGTCCATTTTCTTGGTGTGGGTTTTTAGGCAAATGTGTCGGCGGCGCCGGAAAATGAAGGGTGGGTGCCGCTTCTAGAGCCGGGGAAGGCGGAGAAGATGGCGGTGATGCTGAATGACACCCAGAGGAAGCTCGGAAGCTTCCAGATTTGCACCCTCTGCACCTGCTGCGGCGGCGTCGGAAAAGGCTACTACCTCCCAACTCCTTGCTGCTATGACATCAATTGCAGCATCCCAAACAGGCCGTTTGGCTTCTGCTCTTTCACTCCCAAAGTCCCAAGACCTGTAATTGCGGCGACGCCGATGAGGTTATTGGGGTTTGGAGAGCACAACAGCATAAAAAGACCAAGATACCCCTCTATTTCACGGTAATTGGACGGATAATCTAACGATGGACCAAAAGTGGCAATACCCAAATAAGAGTGgctaaaatgtgacaaaaattaaggaagtggactaaaattggcaatatcacaataacaataggaccaaaaatggtaatgactctaaaaaaaaatgttatgtacTTGTGATTGTTTAGGTGCCTTTTATATCAATTTAATGCACAACTGTGCATATGAGTCCAACTCATTTAATATAaggaattaatatttatttgttgtATTTGTTTAATGACATCCTATTTGTTGATTATTTTTAGACAGGCAATGTGTTATGATATTGCCCTCATACCATTCAAAATCCTTATAcataattactttaattattaaGACTAAAATTCTTGATCATAGCCTCACTTTAACCTTTTACTTTGTGTTTACTAGcgagacaatttttttttaagaaatgaaaaaagaaaatatattgatttgtaCACTCTTTTAGATTGAACAACAGATAATGAAGATTGAAAGAATTGAAAAGtgaatttcttttaataaaaggAACCAAACACTTCACAAACTATTACCAATGTGGAGCAAATCATAGtcaataaagattaaaaaaaaaaattaatgtttataaataattgattgaaattaaagggaaaaattTGTAGATAGTAATAATTTATGGACCGAGTCTATAATTTAGACATAATTGAttgactaaaattgtcattttcccttcttctttTGAATATCATTAAatgttattcaaaaaaaaaaaattgctacttgtatgaatattttgtttgataacaatttatacattatatatattgttgatatagaataatattatttcaaacTCTTATGTAGTAACAATTACTTTTAAAACCATgtttcatttctattatttaaaccaatcaaatattgtaataatattCTTAAACTTTATTCTTTTAATGAACCAatcaatataatacaatttatGTTATATTCTTTTCTTAATCTATTTCTTATGAAATAGTATTCTTAATCCcttaaaattaatttcataaacCAAACATGATGTTAGGCTTTCACCATTCAGTGTATCACCCTCTACTTTCCACTTTCAAGAGGGTGAAGTGTTGATTTAGTTGTCGTTTGAGTAAGTTTAGCTTAGTTATATATTTTAGTAAGTAATAATCCCTTTAAAGCAATGTCTTTGTTAATCTAAATCCTACTTTTCTTTTATCTAACCACTTGCAACTTTTTATTACGATAGTGTTTGCCATTAACTGATTGGTTTAACTGATAGTAACTATTTGATAGTATTAGTTGGTTataaaaatatcttataataTTAGTTGGTTTTATAAAGATATTGggtaaataaatgtaaaaatatattgtGCTATTTACTTAACTCTTAAAatacttttataatttattgttatcgtcgtattattattaattattttaattattatttattgttttattattaacgatcttataattaaaaagaagaagaagaagaaacacttagtagttaataataattcaacatatatatatataatggttaaCACAACTCTGtttgtgtctatatatatatatatatatatatatatatatatatatatcgatttTTATGTTAGAAACCGACTCTAAATGttatgtcgatttttttttttaaactaaacatATAACGTTGCTaatgaccttgtagtctagtggcacccagttgcaCCCCTATGTAGAaagagagtgggttcgagcttcggTGGAGGTGTTGTTgtctctttgtacttcagtagaattaattaaaaaaaaagagagcatATAACGTTGGTTTTTTAATAATTGACGACAACATAATATGTTATTTATGTAGTAGTGTGATAACGTTCGGTGCAACTAAtaataacgttaggtgcaattaatattgatgcttaatgtacattatttgttgtcttttaatacattttacttgcacttaggtgcactgtATAAAACTATTACttacacttttaatacattttacttgtacttaGGTGTattatatgaaactgttacttgcactctaaattttaattatttatgaaaatgccaccacatcttttttttttttttgatttgttttagggtttactcttcttcttcttcttcttcttcttcttttttggttTAAAAGTTCACTTTAGAGTTTAGTAGTTATGATTTACTTTTAGAGCGCACTTAGCAACAATATAAAGTGTACCAAGCAATAGTATAAAATGCACCCACCAATATCATTTGTTGTACCCAATGTGAAAGTTAATGGGCTCATCTCTTAGAATTTATGGTTGAGATTGTTTAGTTTAGTTTATgggttcaatttttattatttaggagtttagtatttatagtttattttgtgtttagttttttttttttggtttaattttcaAGATTTATCAACATATGCactctataattttatttaaatgcaCTCTATAGTATTAAAAGTTGCATTTTATAGTGTTGTTAATtgcactttaaaatttaaattatttataaaaatgtcatcacattatttttttttctctaattgCTGCAAGTTTGTTAAATATTTCCAAATAAAAgactcaaatttatttttaattctctcCTGGAAAGGAGTTATAACCAAAGTGTACCCTATATATaggttttaaaatatattatctatgCCCATTAAAGAATAGTTAGCAGTTGGCAGGTGGGGAAGTTAGATAAGATCCATTTATAACCACCATGGGCAAAGCAGCAGCGGACATTAaagaccattttttt of Ipomoea triloba cultivar NCNSP0323 chromosome 3, ASM357664v1 contains these proteins:
- the LOC116013914 gene encoding zinc finger-containing ubiquitin peptidase 1 isoform X1, producing MDITTCPFCHLRVLSVELERHANSHFDDEDVVNDFELGRDVALAPSSSPQVSSATLRKTGAWERPESSSSSSRMDGRASEGRDLGERISCLVNLQMKGSFYHVEGGMINMLRSCLELEPENCVSRLCGYVDHFESITSEDVGWGCGWRNIQMLSSHLLNQRQEARNVLFGGSGFVPDIPSLQRWLEIAWEQGFDMAGSKDFDQEIYGKRNWIGTTECATLFRSFGLRARIVDFCSKTIAPKVYGPMDKYVSKWKNNVSDPVSFTHDANVKGQEVLIDWVWNYFSDPKCTRSDNRHVLVSLKAPLYFQHQGHSRTIVGIQKKLQKNGSKQYNLLILDPGHRTKDLAKSLRDNDGWQRLIKRGVHTLRKPLYQLCFIDHGVAFGEEVEKLKNLQSIRHEF
- the LOC116013914 gene encoding zinc finger-containing ubiquitin peptidase 1 isoform X2; translated protein: MDITTCPFCHLRVLSVELERHANSHFDDEDVVNDFELGRDVALAPSSSPQVSSATLRKTGAWERPESSSSSSRMDGRASEGRDLGERISCLVNLQMKGSFYHVEGGMINMLRSCLELEPENCVSRLCGYVDHFESITSEDVGWGCGWRNIQMLSSHLLNQRQEARNVLFGGSGFVPDIPSLQRWLEIAWEQGFDMAGSKDFDQEIYGKRNWIGTTECATLFRSFGLRARIVDFCSKTIAPKVYGPMDKYVSKWKNNVSDPVSFTHDANVKGQEVLIDWVWNYFSDPKCTRSDNRHVLVSLKAPLYFQHQGHSRTIVGIQKKLQKNGSKQYNLLILDPGHRTKDLAKSLRDNDGWQRLIKRGVHTLRKPLYQLCFIDHGVAFGEEVEKLKNLQSIRHEF
- the LOC116013914 gene encoding uncharacterized protein LOC116013914 isoform X3, which encodes MDITTCPFCHLRVLSVELERHANSHFDDEDVVNDFELGRDVALAPSSSPQVSSATLRKTGAWERPESSSSSSRMDGRASEGRDLGERISCLVNLQMKGSFYHVEGGMINMLRSCLELEPENCVSRLCGYVDHFESITSEDVGWGCGWRNIQMLSSHLLNQRQEARNVLFGGSGFVPDIPSLQRWLEIAWEQGFDMAGSKDFDQEIYGKRNWIGTTECATLFRSFGLRARIVDFCSKTIAPKVYGPMDKYVSKWKNNVSDPVSFTHDANVKGQEVLIDWVWNYFSDPKCTRSDNRHVLVSLKAPLYFQHQGHSRTIVGIQKKLQKNGSKQYNLLILDPGHVIVIITFREPKIWQNLSETMMDGKG
- the LOC116013914 gene encoding zinc finger-containing ubiquitin peptidase 1 isoform X4; this encodes MDGRASEGRDLGERISCLVNLQMKGSFYHVEGGMINMLRSCLELEPENCVSRLCGYVDHFESITSEDVGWGCGWRNIQMLSSHLLNQRQEARNVLFGGSGFVPDIPSLQRWLEIAWEQGFDMAGSKDFDQEIYGKRNWIGTTECATLFRSFGLRARIVDFCSKTIAPKVYGPMDKYVSKWKNNVSDPVSFTHDANVKGQEVLIDWVWNYFSDPKCTRSDNRHVLVSLKAPLYFQHQGHSRTIVGIQKKLQKNGSKQYNLLILDPGHRTKDLAKSLRDNDGWQRLIKRGVHTLRKPLYQLCFIDHGVAFGEEVEKLKNLQSIRHEF